The Streptomyces europaeiscabiei genome window below encodes:
- a CDS encoding AIM24 family protein, which translates to MFRLQGSKVLAVDMTGDAVKAKNGSMVAYDGQMSFKKLSGGGEGLRGMVTRRLTGEQMTLMEVTGQGTCWFADRASEINLVNLQGDKLYVESSNLLATDSGLRTGTSFTGLRGASQGNGLFTTTIEGHGQAAIMSDGPAVVLRVSRQYPLTVDPGAYIAHQGDLQQSFQSGVTFRTFMGEGGGEAFQIRFEGDGLVYVQPSERNTVAGDV; encoded by the coding sequence ATGTTCCGACTTCAAGGCAGCAAAGTGCTGGCCGTCGACATGACCGGGGACGCCGTCAAGGCGAAGAACGGCTCGATGGTCGCCTACGACGGTCAGATGTCGTTCAAGAAGCTGAGCGGCGGCGGTGAGGGTCTGCGCGGGATGGTGACGCGGCGCCTCACGGGTGAACAGATGACGTTGATGGAGGTGACCGGGCAAGGGACCTGCTGGTTCGCGGACCGGGCGTCCGAGATCAACCTCGTGAATCTTCAGGGGGACAAGCTGTACGTGGAGTCGAGCAATCTGCTCGCGACGGACTCCGGACTGCGCACGGGCACGAGCTTCACGGGGCTGCGCGGCGCCTCGCAGGGCAACGGCCTGTTCACCACGACCATCGAGGGCCACGGCCAGGCGGCGATCATGTCCGACGGCCCTGCGGTGGTGCTGCGGGTGAGCCGCCAGTACCCGCTGACGGTGGACCCGGGGGCGTACATCGCGCACCAGGGCGACCTCCAGCAGTCCTTCCAGTCCGGTGTGACGTTCCGCACGTTCATGGGCGAGGGCGGCGGCGAGGCCTTCCAGATCCGCTTCGAGGGCGACGGGCTCGTCTACGTCCAGCCCAGCGAGCGCAACACGGTGGCGGGAGACGTGTGA
- a CDS encoding DUF3817 domain-containing protein, protein MDIKTASALRRLRLVSAPEAVSFLLLLVCSVLKRTTEFNAVPVMGWVHAILFLLYLVFWADAWNRTKWSLKTAALYFALSVLPTGGFFADRKLRREAEDAVGAAFASRAGGESEGVVKA, encoded by the coding sequence GTGGACATAAAGACCGCCTCCGCCCTCCGCCGCCTGCGCCTCGTCTCCGCCCCCGAGGCCGTCTCCTTCCTGCTGCTGCTCGTCTGCTCGGTGCTCAAGCGCACCACGGAGTTCAACGCGGTGCCGGTGATGGGCTGGGTCCACGCCATCCTCTTCCTCCTGTACCTGGTCTTCTGGGCCGACGCCTGGAACCGCACGAAGTGGTCCCTGAAGACCGCCGCGCTCTACTTCGCCCTCTCCGTCCTGCCCACCGGCGGGTTCTTCGCCGACCGCAAACTTCGACGCGAGGCCGAGGACGCGGTCGGCGCGGCGTTCGCGTCCCGCGCCGGCGGCGAGAGCGAAGGGGTCGTGAAAGCGTGA
- a CDS encoding PepSY domain-containing protein, whose protein sequence is MKRNIVIATITAVALIGGGTATAIAVAGDDEAPARKTVSVANDDNDRDDVDDTADSDDTAQDKAEDQAARDTDQDAEDKAENAAEAKAGQVTAADAIRTALKHKAGTAVSADLDDEGTNLVWDVDVLTGGGKWFSVQVDPGTGKVLGSHADRDDDGDDAAETEQIRTALKGSSVTAAEAAQAAAAKGTVTSVDIDEESTDQAWEVDTTAADGTGSDWRVALDSGKLTADRSND, encoded by the coding sequence ATGAAGCGCAACATCGTCATCGCCACCATCACGGCCGTCGCCCTGATCGGCGGCGGCACCGCGACCGCCATCGCGGTAGCAGGTGACGACGAGGCGCCGGCGAGGAAGACCGTGTCGGTGGCCAACGACGACAACGACCGCGACGACGTCGACGACACCGCCGACAGCGACGACACGGCCCAGGACAAGGCCGAGGACCAGGCCGCCCGCGACACGGACCAGGACGCCGAGGACAAGGCCGAGAACGCCGCCGAGGCGAAGGCCGGCCAGGTCACGGCCGCCGACGCGATCAGGACGGCACTGAAGCACAAGGCCGGTACGGCGGTCTCCGCCGACCTCGACGACGAGGGCACGAACCTGGTGTGGGACGTCGACGTGCTGACGGGCGGCGGCAAGTGGTTCAGCGTCCAGGTCGACCCCGGCACCGGCAAGGTCCTCGGCTCGCACGCCGACCGGGACGACGACGGTGACGACGCCGCCGAGACCGAGCAGATCCGGACCGCCCTGAAGGGCAGCTCCGTGACCGCCGCCGAGGCCGCCCAGGCCGCCGCCGCCAAGGGCACGGTGACCTCCGTCGACATCGACGAGGAGAGCACTGACCAGGCCTGGGAGGTCGACACCACCGCCGCCGACGGCACCGGCAGCGACTGGAGGGTCGCCCTCGACTCCGGCAAGCTCACCGCCGACCGCTCCAACGACTGA
- a CDS encoding MFS transporter yields the protein MSATSPRPSYAAVLRIPYARRTFAAVLVGRLSYGMVPVAVLLAVTRTTGSYAVAGTVMALFGATSVFLSPVRAGLVDRYGPRRVLLPMASLYAGLLGALAVASWRPGASGPVLGAVAAAAGACTPPLGPTMRTVWSELAADQGLLRRAYSLDGVAEELLFVSGPLVVGGVVQFAAPAAALVVGALLVVAGTYGFVTSPAVTRMPGRGPAPKEGARGRRPRVVAGIVPPVVAAGGVGLSLGALDLLVLAFAEQQGHGDDVVAWIFAALSAGSAVGGLLYGAVEWCSGARVRLALLTGGLGLTLAGAGLAPNLAVLTGAIVCAGLFVAPALTTAYLVADASAPPVARTRSGAWVNTAVNAGISAGAATSGLLVAHFSPALGFALAGGAALLAASAVGAGRLRGRAPEPPRSAVERAGAQR from the coding sequence ATGTCCGCGACCTCCCCGCGGCCCTCGTACGCCGCGGTGCTCCGCATCCCGTACGCCCGCCGCACCTTCGCCGCCGTACTCGTCGGCCGGCTCTCCTACGGCATGGTGCCCGTCGCCGTGCTGCTCGCCGTGACCCGTACGACGGGGTCGTACGCCGTCGCCGGCACGGTCATGGCCCTGTTCGGGGCCACCAGCGTCTTCCTCTCACCCGTGAGGGCCGGGCTCGTCGACCGGTACGGCCCGCGCCGGGTTCTGCTGCCGATGGCCTCTCTGTACGCCGGGCTGCTCGGCGCGCTGGCGGTGGCGAGCTGGCGGCCGGGGGCGTCGGGGCCGGTGCTGGGGGCGGTCGCGGCGGCGGCGGGGGCCTGTACACCGCCGCTCGGGCCGACGATGCGGACGGTGTGGAGTGAACTCGCCGCGGACCAGGGGCTGTTGCGGCGTGCGTACAGCCTCGACGGGGTCGCGGAGGAACTGTTGTTCGTGTCGGGGCCCTTGGTGGTGGGCGGGGTGGTGCAGTTCGCCGCTCCGGCCGCAGCCTTGGTCGTGGGGGCGCTGCTGGTGGTGGCGGGGACCTACGGGTTCGTGACCTCTCCGGCGGTGACGCGGATGCCGGGGCGTGGGCCCGCGCCGAAGGAGGGGGCCCGGGGACGGAGGCCTCGGGTGGTGGCCGGGATCGTGCCTCCTGTCGTCGCGGCCGGCGGGGTCGGGCTGTCGCTCGGCGCGCTCGACCTGCTCGTGCTGGCCTTCGCCGAGCAGCAGGGTCACGGGGACGACGTCGTGGCCTGGATCTTCGCCGCGCTGTCGGCCGGGAGCGCGGTGGGCGGCCTGTTGTACGGTGCGGTCGAGTGGTGCTCCGGCGCCCGCGTACGGCTGGCGCTGCTGACGGGGGGCCTCGGCCTCACCCTCGCCGGTGCCGGGCTCGCCCCGAACCTCGCCGTCCTCACCGGCGCCATCGTCTGCGCCGGCCTCTTCGTCGCCCCGGCCCTGACCACCGCGTACCTCGTCGCCGATGCCTCCGCTCCGCCCGTCGCCCGCACGCGGTCCGGCGCCTGGGTCAACACGGCCGTCAACGCCGGTATCTCGGCGGGAGCGGCCACCTCGGGCCTCCTGGTCGCCCACTTCTCCCCGGCCCTCGGCTTCGCCCTCGCGGGTGGCGCGGCGCTGCTCGCGGCGAGCGCCGTGGGAGCGGGGAGGCTGCGGGGTCGCGCGCCGGAGCCTCCCCGGAGCGCGGTGGAGCGGGCCGGCGCACAGCGGTGA
- a CDS encoding AIM24 family protein yields the protein MYGAPVAGPTVFDPMTLPSDDNVNNYTFCVELKGSQWFLQKGKMIAYYGQMDFNGIGHGRFGGLVRTSFHSPLHASDWVVAEGSGKMLLADRAFDVNSYDLEDGNLTIRSGNLLAFQPSLALKQSIVPGFLTLIGTGKFVAASNGPVVFMEPPIRVDPQALVGWADCPSPCHHYDHGYMAGLMGGLRAMTGVGGASGEEHQFEFVGAGTVLLQSSEALMAEQATGMVPHEPGVPGGGGVPGQHGQPAGAPRLPGQLGDLQRRFGL from the coding sequence ATGTACGGGGCCCCGGTCGCCGGCCCGACCGTCTTCGACCCGATGACGCTGCCGTCCGACGACAACGTCAACAACTACACCTTCTGCGTGGAGCTCAAGGGGAGCCAGTGGTTCCTGCAGAAGGGCAAGATGATCGCCTACTACGGCCAGATGGACTTCAACGGCATCGGACACGGCCGTTTCGGCGGTCTCGTCCGTACGTCCTTCCATTCGCCTCTGCACGCGAGCGACTGGGTCGTGGCGGAGGGCTCGGGCAAGATGCTCCTCGCCGACCGGGCCTTCGACGTCAATTCGTACGACCTCGAGGACGGCAACCTGACCATTCGCTCGGGCAACCTCCTCGCTTTTCAGCCAAGTCTGGCACTCAAGCAGTCGATCGTTCCGGGCTTCCTGACCCTGATCGGGACGGGCAAGTTCGTGGCGGCCTCCAACGGCCCGGTGGTGTTCATGGAACCCCCTATCCGGGTCGACCCGCAGGCCCTGGTCGGATGGGCCGACTGCCCTTCGCCGTGCCACCACTACGACCACGGTTACATGGCGGGCCTCATGGGCGGCCTACGTGCGATGACGGGGGTCGGTGGCGCCTCCGGCGAGGAGCACCAGTTCGAGTTCGTCGGCGCGGGCACGGTCCTGCTCCAGTCGTCCGAGGCCCTCATGGCCGAGCAGGCCACGGGCATGGTTCCGCACGAGCCGGGCGTGCCCGGCGGCGGTGGGGTCCCCGGTCAGCACGGACAGCCGGCGGGGGCACCGCGCCTTCCCGGACAGCTGGGTGACCTCCAGCGTCGCTTCGGGCTGTGA
- a CDS encoding sensor histidine kinase, with amino-acid sequence MKRRLGSVRARATLAATVVVAVALVAAGAAVLLSLRFSLIDKADAEADSVARNAASALANGFAYDELRLPDGDENPVEVLDRSEKPVAVGEDVEGMNVTAVSSDRLNSETNDDADDRAEGDRDAEDAGTLDAREVADETWYGEGTATVEGVTADYRFAAVDVVTPAGVSLTVYAGAPLSTEEDAVGTALTTMLIGLPLLLLTVSGVTYVVTGRALRPVEGIRSEMAAITASEDLSRRVPEPDAHDEIARLARTTNETLAALEASVERQRAFVADASHELRSPIASLRTQLEVGAAHPELLDLQGAVADTVRLQSLAADLLLLARLDAGERPPPDARFDLAKVVRDEVASREGVTLDGVESVELRGSRNQICRVLGNLLDNARRHAHDRVAVTLRTTQDRAVLQVADDGSGVPRADRERIFERFVRLDESRARDDGGAGLGLAIARDIAVRHGGTLTVEDAPGGGALFELRLPM; translated from the coding sequence GTGAAGCGCCGTCTCGGCTCGGTGAGGGCCCGCGCCACCCTCGCCGCGACCGTCGTCGTCGCCGTCGCCCTGGTCGCCGCGGGCGCCGCCGTCCTGCTCTCGCTGCGGTTCAGCCTCATCGACAAGGCGGACGCGGAGGCCGACTCCGTGGCCCGCAACGCCGCCTCGGCGCTGGCGAACGGGTTCGCCTACGACGAGCTGAGGCTGCCGGACGGCGACGAGAACCCCGTCGAGGTCCTGGACCGCAGCGAGAAGCCCGTCGCGGTCGGCGAGGACGTCGAGGGCATGAACGTGACCGCCGTCTCCTCGGACCGCCTGAACTCCGAGACCAACGACGACGCCGACGACCGGGCGGAGGGGGACCGGGACGCGGAGGACGCGGGCACTCTCGATGCCCGCGAGGTCGCCGACGAGACGTGGTACGGCGAGGGCACCGCGACCGTCGAGGGGGTGACGGCGGACTACCGGTTCGCCGCGGTCGACGTGGTCACTCCCGCCGGCGTGTCGCTCACCGTCTACGCGGGCGCCCCGCTCTCCACCGAGGAGGACGCCGTCGGCACCGCGCTGACGACGATGCTCATCGGGCTGCCGCTGCTGCTGCTGACGGTCAGCGGGGTGACGTACGTCGTCACCGGGCGGGCGCTGCGCCCCGTCGAGGGCATCCGTTCCGAGATGGCCGCCATCACCGCCTCCGAGGACCTCTCCCGGCGCGTCCCCGAGCCGGACGCGCACGACGAGATCGCCCGGCTGGCGCGTACGACGAACGAGACGCTGGCCGCGTTGGAGGCCTCGGTGGAGCGGCAGCGCGCGTTCGTCGCGGACGCCTCGCACGAGCTGCGCAGCCCGATCGCGTCGCTGCGCACCCAGCTCGAAGTGGGCGCTGCCCACCCGGAGCTGCTGGATCTTCAGGGGGCGGTCGCGGACACCGTACGACTGCAGAGCCTGGCCGCCGACCTGCTGCTGCTCGCGCGCCTGGACGCGGGGGAGCGGCCGCCGCCGGACGCGCGGTTCGACCTGGCGAAGGTCGTACGGGACGAGGTGGCGTCCCGGGAGGGCGTGACCCTGGACGGCGTCGAGTCCGTGGAGCTGCGCGGCTCGCGCAACCAGATCTGCCGTGTCCTCGGCAACCTCCTGGACAACGCCCGCCGCCACGCCCACGACCGGGTCGCCGTCACCCTGCGCACCACCCAGGACCGGGCGGTCCTCCAGGTGGCCGACGACGGCTCGGGCGTCCCCCGGGCCGACCGCGAACGCATCTTCGAACGCTTCGTCCGGCTGGATGAATCCCGGGCGAGGGACGACGGCGGCGCGGGCCTGGGCCTCGCCATCGCCAGGGACATCGCCGTCCGCCACGGAGGCACCCTGACGGTCGAGGACGCCCCCGGCGGGGGTGCGCTCTTCGAACTCCGGCTGCCCATGTGA
- a CDS encoding response regulator transcription factor, whose protein sequence is MRLLIVEDEKRLAVSLAKGLTAEGYAVDVVHDGVEGLHRASEGSYDLVILDIMLPGMNGYRVCGALRAAGHDVPILMLTAKDGEYDEAEGLDTGADDYLTKPFSYVVLVARVKALLRRRGPSGGASPVHEVGDLKLDTAARRVFLAEDEITLTTKEFSVLEQLVLRAGEVVSKADILEHVWDFAYDGDPNIVEVYISTLRRKLGPTLIKTVRGAGYRLEVRP, encoded by the coding sequence ATGCGCCTGTTGATCGTGGAAGATGAGAAGCGGCTCGCGGTGTCGCTGGCCAAGGGACTGACGGCCGAGGGCTACGCCGTGGACGTCGTCCACGACGGCGTCGAGGGCCTGCACCGGGCGAGCGAGGGGTCGTACGACCTCGTGATCCTCGACATCATGCTGCCCGGCATGAACGGCTACCGGGTCTGCGGCGCCCTGCGCGCCGCCGGCCACGACGTGCCGATCCTGATGCTCACCGCCAAGGACGGCGAGTACGACGAGGCCGAGGGCCTCGACACGGGCGCCGACGACTATCTGACCAAGCCGTTCTCGTACGTCGTCCTCGTCGCCCGGGTGAAGGCGCTGCTGCGGCGGCGCGGTCCGTCGGGCGGTGCCTCGCCCGTGCACGAGGTCGGCGACCTGAAGCTCGACACCGCCGCCCGGCGCGTGTTCCTCGCCGAGGACGAGATCACCCTCACCACCAAGGAGTTCTCCGTCCTGGAACAGCTCGTGCTGAGAGCCGGTGAGGTCGTGTCCAAGGCCGACATCCTGGAGCACGTCTGGGACTTCGCCTACGACGGCGACCCGAACATCGTCGAGGTCTACATCAGCACCCTGCGCCGCAAGCTCGGCCCCACGCTCATCAAGACCGTCCGCGGAGCCGGATACAGACTGGAGGTCCGCCCGTGA
- a CDS encoding glycosyltransferase family 2 protein: MRLEGYDYETHSRLAGPLTEAGEPPYRVRYRKLLSKEPHRIRAVLLMTLAPLLTGALLVYLVWPTHWVEREGGDTWLVGLDLAMLTAIGLIELFMVVNVVSIAHATMVARDPVPVVPEAGTRVAFLTTYVPGKEPLAMVRATLEGATRLRHSGHLDIWLLDEGDDDRAKALCEELGVRHFTRNGVPEWNRSKGVHKARTKHGNYNAWIARHGEEYEFFASVDTDHVPLPEFLERMLGYFRDPDVAFVVGPQVYGNYVTPVTKAAESQQFLFHALIQRAGNRYRAPMFVGTNNVVRLAALRQIGGLYDSITEDMATGFELHRHRNPATRGHWRSVYTPDVLAVGEGPASWTDFFVQQMRWSRGTYETLFKQYWKAPFTMPWGRLFSYTLMLVYYPMTAINWLLGMVSCVLFLWFGASGTEVAASVWLMLYSDAAALQVGLYLWNRRHNVSPHEPQGSGGLAGMAMSALSAPIYLKSLSAAVLRLPCRFVVTPKGGDASPDRLLTFRIHLFWAAVLASSLTASFFLGHTHVAMRTWALLAMAISLAPVGAWAVTRLADRKESALAGPPAPTLATPPAPAPSGATPAPSVSGTPTGGN, encoded by the coding sequence GTGAGGCTGGAGGGCTACGACTACGAGACCCACAGCAGACTCGCCGGCCCCCTCACGGAGGCGGGGGAACCGCCGTACCGCGTGCGGTACCGCAAGCTCCTCTCGAAGGAGCCGCATCGAATACGGGCCGTGCTGCTGATGACGCTGGCGCCGCTGCTGACCGGCGCCCTGCTCGTCTATCTGGTCTGGCCCACGCACTGGGTGGAGCGTGAGGGCGGCGACACGTGGCTCGTGGGGCTCGACCTCGCGATGCTGACAGCCATCGGCCTGATCGAGCTGTTCATGGTCGTCAACGTGGTGTCGATCGCGCACGCGACGATGGTCGCGCGCGATCCCGTACCGGTCGTCCCCGAAGCCGGCACGCGCGTCGCCTTCCTGACCACCTACGTCCCGGGCAAGGAACCCCTCGCGATGGTCCGGGCCACCCTGGAGGGCGCCACCCGGCTCCGGCACAGTGGCCACCTCGACATCTGGCTGCTCGACGAGGGCGACGACGACCGGGCCAAGGCCCTCTGCGAGGAGCTCGGCGTCCGGCACTTCACCCGCAACGGCGTCCCCGAGTGGAACCGCTCCAAGGGCGTCCACAAGGCCCGTACCAAGCACGGCAACTACAACGCGTGGATCGCCAGGCACGGCGAGGAGTACGAGTTCTTCGCCTCGGTCGACACCGATCACGTGCCGCTCCCCGAGTTCCTGGAGCGGATGCTGGGCTATTTCCGCGACCCGGACGTCGCCTTCGTCGTCGGACCGCAGGTGTACGGGAACTACGTCACCCCGGTCACCAAGGCGGCCGAATCCCAGCAGTTCCTCTTCCACGCCCTCATCCAGCGCGCCGGCAACCGCTACCGCGCCCCCATGTTCGTCGGCACCAACAACGTCGTACGCCTCGCGGCCCTGCGACAGATCGGCGGGCTGTACGACTCCATCACCGAGGACATGGCCACCGGGTTCGAACTGCACCGGCACCGGAACCCGGCGACGCGCGGGCACTGGCGGTCCGTGTACACGCCCGACGTGCTCGCGGTGGGGGAGGGCCCGGCGTCCTGGACGGACTTCTTCGTCCAGCAGATGCGCTGGTCGCGCGGGACGTACGAGACGCTGTTCAAGCAGTACTGGAAGGCGCCCTTCACGATGCCGTGGGGGCGCCTCTTCTCGTACACGCTGATGCTCGTCTACTACCCGATGACGGCCATCAACTGGCTGCTCGGCATGGTCAGTTGCGTGCTGTTCCTGTGGTTCGGGGCGTCCGGGACCGAGGTCGCCGCCTCCGTCTGGCTGATGCTGTACAGCGACGCGGCCGCCCTCCAGGTGGGGCTGTACCTGTGGAACCGCAGGCACAACGTCTCGCCGCACGAGCCGCAGGGGTCGGGCGGGCTCGCCGGGATGGCGATGTCGGCGCTCTCCGCGCCCATCTATCTGAAGTCGCTGAGTGCCGCCGTGCTCCGGCTGCCCTGCCGGTTCGTCGTCACGCCGAAGGGTGGCGACGCGAGCCCCGACCGGCTGCTGACGTTCCGGATCCATCTGTTCTGGGCGGCCGTGCTCGCGTCGTCGCTGACCGCGTCGTTCTTCCTCGGCCACACCCATGTGGCCATGCGCACCTGGGCCCTCCTGGCCATGGCGATCTCGCTCGCGCCCGTCGGCGCGTGGGCCGTCACCCGGCTCGCCGACCGCAAGGAATCCGCGCTCGCCGGCCCGCCGGCCCCCACGCTCGCCACCCCGCCCGCCCCCGCGCCCTCCGGCGCCACGCCCGCCCCCTCCGTCTCCGGCACCCCGACAGGAGGCAACTAG
- a CDS encoding MTH1187 family thiamine-binding protein gives MIVAFSVTPLGVGEDVGEYVADAVRVVRASGLPNRTDAMFTSIEGEWDEVMDVIRRAVAAVEERAPRVSLVLKADIRPGVTDGLTSKVERVERHLSE, from the coding sequence GTGATCGTCGCCTTCTCCGTGACGCCGCTCGGCGTCGGCGAGGACGTGGGGGAGTACGTCGCCGACGCCGTACGGGTCGTCCGTGCGTCGGGCCTGCCGAACCGGACCGACGCCATGTTCACCTCGATCGAAGGCGAGTGGGACGAGGTGATGGACGTCATACGGCGGGCCGTCGCCGCTGTCGAGGAGCGCGCACCCCGCGTCTCACTCGTCCTCAAGGCCGACATTCGGCCCGGCGTGACGGACGGCCTCACGTCGAAGGTGGAGAGGGTGGAGCGCCACCTGTCCGAGTAG
- a CDS encoding AIM24 family protein codes for MAFREINSKMIEATVMPGQRLFSQRGAMLAYKGEVSFTPNMQGGQGGIASMIGRRVAGEATPLMTVEGSGTVLFGHGGHHIQVINLTGETLYVEADRLLAFDGTLQQGTMFMGSQGGVMGMVRGQVTGQGLFTTTLKGHGAVAVMAHGGVIEVPITPQRPVHVDPQAYVAHHGDVRNKLSTALGWRDMVGRGSGEAFQLELSGSGAVYVQASEEKL; via the coding sequence ATGGCCTTCCGTGAGATCAACTCGAAGATGATCGAGGCGACTGTGATGCCGGGCCAGCGGCTGTTCAGCCAGCGCGGCGCGATGCTCGCCTACAAGGGCGAGGTGTCCTTCACCCCCAACATGCAGGGCGGTCAGGGCGGTATCGCGTCGATGATCGGCCGGCGGGTGGCGGGCGAGGCGACCCCGCTGATGACCGTCGAGGGCAGCGGCACCGTGCTGTTCGGGCACGGCGGCCACCACATCCAGGTGATCAACCTGACCGGCGAGACCCTCTACGTCGAGGCCGACCGCCTGCTCGCCTTCGACGGCACCCTCCAGCAGGGCACGATGTTCATGGGCTCGCAGGGCGGCGTCATGGGCATGGTCCGGGGCCAGGTGACGGGCCAGGGCCTGTTCACCACCACCCTCAAGGGGCACGGGGCCGTCGCGGTCATGGCGCACGGCGGGGTCATCGAGGTCCCGATCACCCCCCAGCGCCCGGTCCACGTGGACCCGCAGGCGTACGTGGCGCACCACGGCGACGTACGCAACAAGCTTTCCACCGCGCTCGGCTGGCGCGACATGGTGGGCCGGGGCTCCGGCGAGGCGTTCCAGTTGGAGCTGAGCGGCAGTGGTGCGGTGTACGTCCAGGCCTCGGAGGAGAAGCTGTGA
- a CDS encoding MarR family winged helix-turn-helix transcriptional regulator — protein sequence METETATRWLTDAEQCAWRTHLDVNRLLTHQLERDLQPFGLTMNDYEILVNLSESEGRRMRMSDLAAATLQSKSRLSHQVTRMENADLVRRENCESDRRGLFAVLTEHGMETMQRVAPHHVASVRRHFIDLLPEEALEELHKSLVPIAGHLRSHRGKP from the coding sequence ATGGAGACCGAAACGGCCACGCGCTGGCTGACCGATGCGGAGCAGTGCGCCTGGCGCACCCATCTGGACGTCAACAGGCTGCTGACGCACCAGCTGGAAAGGGACCTGCAGCCGTTCGGCCTGACAATGAACGACTACGAGATCCTGGTGAACCTCTCCGAGTCGGAGGGCCGACGGATGCGGATGAGCGACCTCGCCGCCGCCACCCTCCAGTCCAAGAGCCGCCTCTCGCACCAGGTCACGCGTATGGAGAACGCGGACCTGGTGCGCCGGGAGAACTGCGAGTCCGACCGGCGCGGGCTGTTCGCCGTGCTGACGGAGCACGGCATGGAGACCATGCAGCGGGTGGCGCCGCATCATGTCGCCTCCGTACGGCGGCACTTCATCGATCTGCTGCCGGAAGAGGCGCTGGAGGAGCTGCACAAGTCGCTGGTGCCGATCGCGGGACACCTGCGGAGCCATCGCGGCAAGCCGTAG